GCCGCACCGGTCGTATCGAGACTCGGCAACTCGATCGAGCTCTCGGGTCCGACCGGAAACGAACCTCTGGTTGGCCTTCGCCTCGCGCTGCGGGCGATCGGTCAATCAGGTGTGCAAGTGCCCTCGATCCGGCCGGTGGCGGTTCCGCCGCCCAAGCTGGTCACAGGGGGTGCAAACCAGGGAGACGTCTCAGGGACTATTGCGGCCGGTTCTGCCGGGCGCGTTCGGGTATTTAGGGCCTCACGTCTGCGGGGCAATTAGGGTCAGGTGAGCGTAACCGCTTGGTCAAAAAGGGAGTGCCAATATGGCAACTTACGACTACACCCAACCCCAGTTGAATGAAAAATTGAGTTCAACCGGGACGTTTTCTGAAGCTGATGTTGATGCCATCCTGAAGGGTCTGGAAGACGGCGGCGTATTTGCTGCCGGAAGTACGGCGGGCGAACTTGGCCGTGGGGAAAGCCTTTTCATCGGCGATCCCTCTCAGTCGGATGACGAGGAATTCCTTCTTTACGAAGGTGATCCGACTGGGCCGGTCAATATCACCGGCGACAACAAGTACGTCATCTTTGAAACCACCAATAACGTCGAAGCGAACATCACCGTATCGGGCTCCACGGTTGTGGCGACCGGTGCAGGCGATGACGTCATCACCAGCCATGGCGCGAGCGCTGACTACATCGTCGCCGGTGACGGCGAGAACGTGGTCAACACTGGGGCCGGGGCCGATACGGTCATTTCCGGCTCAGGCAATGACACCGTCGATGCCGGTGCAGGAAACGATTGGGTCTCGACCGGCGACGGCGACGACCTGATCGCGGGTGGCAGCGGCAATGACACGCTGCTCGGCGGCGCCGGCGACGATACCGTCAGCGGCGGCTCGGGCAACGACTCCATCGAGACGGGGTCGGGCGACAACAGCGTCGAGGCCGGAAGCGGCGATGACTCGGTGCTCGGCGGTTCGGGCAATGACACCATCAGCGGTGGCTCGGGCGACGACAGCATCACCACTGGCGGCGGCGACAACAGCGTCGATGCCGGCAGCGGCAACGACTCGGTGCTCGGTGGTTCGGGCAACGACACCATCTTCGGCGGCGCCGGCGACGACACTCTCATTGGTGGCGGCGGCGACAATGTCATCGATGGCGGTTCCGGTGCTGACGTGATCACGGGCTTCAGCGGCAATGATTCGCTGCTTGGTGGCTCTGGTAACGACAACTTCTACAGCAACACCGAAGGCGGTATTCTCGGTCACGACACCATCTTCGGTGGCTCGGGCAGCGATACCATCTACATCGATCATCTCGAGAGCGATATCGCAGAAGGCGGATTGGTCGTGTCTGGTTCCTCGACCGAGATCACCTT
This portion of the Phreatobacter stygius genome encodes:
- a CDS encoding calcium-binding protein, which codes for MATYDYTQPQLNEKLSSTGTFSEADVDAILKGLEDGGVFAAGSTAGELGRGESLFIGDPSQSDDEEFLLYEGDPTGPVNITGDNKYVIFETTNNVEANITVSGSTVVATGAGDDVITSHGASADYIVAGDGENVVNTGAGADTVISGSGNDTVDAGAGNDWVSTGDGDDLIAGGSGNDTLLGGAGDDTVSGGSGNDSIETGSGDNSVEAGSGDDSVLGGSGNDTISGGSGDDSITTGGGDNSVDAGSGNDSVLGGSGNDTIFGGAGDDTLIGGGGDNVIDGGSGADVITGFSGNDSLLGGSGNDNFYSNTEGGILGHDTIFGGSGSDTIYIDHLESDIAEGGLVVSGSSTEITFNNGDTLKIFDVEQIVFKTTH